One segment of Vibrio mimicus DNA contains the following:
- a CDS encoding energy-coupling factor ABC transporter permease, with translation MELAQLASTIIILAVLLLVKKDSQHALWPKFRNDKSFQHLTYFVMFGLFLLWSAQASVKEGLNIHFLALTTLTMMYGWRSAFILTLPVSATLALFGKISFAALPEYLLLSSLLPILISYSIFALSYHYLPRNIFVFIFVAGFFNAGVTGSLHLLLNSLYIWQLGAYDWITITDNYLIFVPLLAFPEGLLNGMALAILAVFRPEWLRVFSDRDYLYNHYHRH, from the coding sequence TTGGAATTAGCACAGCTCGCTTCAACCATTATTATTTTGGCCGTTTTACTCTTGGTGAAAAAAGATAGCCAACACGCATTATGGCCGAAATTTCGTAATGATAAATCCTTCCAACACCTCACTTATTTTGTGATGTTTGGCCTGTTTCTACTCTGGTCAGCACAAGCCAGTGTTAAAGAAGGTCTCAACATTCATTTTCTCGCCTTAACCACATTGACGATGATGTATGGTTGGCGCAGTGCTTTTATTCTCACCCTGCCGGTCAGCGCCACCCTCGCACTGTTTGGCAAAATAAGTTTTGCCGCTTTACCAGAATATCTACTGCTGTCGAGTTTGCTGCCAATCTTGATCAGTTACTCGATTTTTGCCTTGAGCTATCACTACCTACCGAGAAACATCTTCGTGTTTATTTTTGTGGCTGGCTTTTTTAATGCCGGCGTTACCGGCAGTTTGCATCTGTTGCTTAACTCCCTTTATATCTGGCAGTTAGGCGCTTATGACTGGATCACAATCACCGACAACTATTTGATTTTTGTTCCGCTACTCGCCTTCCCCGAAGGCCTGCTGAATGGCATGGCACTCGCCATTTTGGCCGTATTCCGCCCTGAGTGGCTGCGCGTGTTTTCCGATCGCGATTATCTGTATAACCACTATCACCGTCATTAA
- the pflA gene encoding pyruvate formate lyase 1-activating protein — translation MSTIGRIHSFESCGTVDGPGIRFIVFLQGCLFRCKYCHNRDTWDTHTGREVTVEEIIKEAKSYRHFMNASGGGITCSGGEAMLQPEFVRDLFRSAKAEGIHTCLDTNGYIRKFTPVIDEVLEVTDLVMLDIKQMDDEIHQDLIGVSNKRTLDFARYLHQIGQKTWLRYVVVPGYTDDEASAHQLGEFIKDMENIEKIELLPYHKLGAHKWEAMGEEYPLEGVNPPSKETMDKIVAILEQYHSNVKY, via the coding sequence ATGTCTACCATTGGTCGAATCCACTCTTTCGAATCTTGTGGCACTGTTGATGGCCCCGGAATCCGCTTTATTGTATTCCTACAAGGGTGCCTGTTCCGCTGTAAGTATTGTCATAACCGAGATACTTGGGATACCCATACGGGTCGTGAAGTGACGGTTGAAGAAATCATCAAAGAAGCAAAATCCTACCGCCATTTCATGAATGCTTCGGGCGGAGGTATCACTTGTTCCGGTGGCGAAGCCATGCTGCAACCCGAATTTGTGCGTGATTTGTTCCGCTCAGCGAAAGCCGAAGGTATTCACACCTGTTTAGATACTAATGGCTACATCCGTAAGTTCACGCCTGTAATCGATGAAGTGCTGGAAGTGACCGATCTGGTTATGCTCGATATCAAACAGATGGATGATGAGATCCACCAAGATCTGATCGGCGTCTCCAACAAGCGCACTCTCGATTTTGCACGTTACCTGCATCAAATTGGCCAAAAAACTTGGCTACGTTATGTGGTTGTTCCGGGTTATACCGATGATGAAGCCTCAGCGCATCAGTTAGGTGAGTTCATCAAAGACATGGAAAACATCGAGAAGATCGAACTGCTGCCTTATCACAAACTTGGTGCTCATAAATGGGAAGCCATGGGCGAAGAATACCCATTGGAAGGTGTGAATCCACCAAGCAAAGAAACCATGGATAAAATCGTAGCAATCCTTGAGCAGTATCACTCAAACGTAAAATACTGA